In the Quercus lobata isolate SW786 chromosome 5, ValleyOak3.0 Primary Assembly, whole genome shotgun sequence genome, one interval contains:
- the LOC115992066 gene encoding TATA-binding protein-associated factor 2N-like — protein MSRPGDWNCRSCQHLNFQRRDSCQRCGDPKSSDRGGDFGGFGGRGGSSYGFSTGSDVRPGDWYCAASACGAHNFASRSSCFKCGAFKDDSSSGGYDSDFSRSRGFGIGSGGGGGGGSGARPGWKSGDWICSRSGCNEHNFASRMECFRCNAPRDSY, from the exons ATGAGCAGGCCAGGAGATTGGAACTGCAGGTCATGCCAGCACCTCAACTTCCAGAGGCGAGACTCGTGCCAACGTTGCGGGGATCCCAAGTCAAGTGATAGAGGTGGTGACTTTGGGGGCTTTGGTGGGAGAGGAGGGTCCTCGTATGGGTTCAGTACTGGTTCTGATGTTAGGCCTGGTGATTGGTACTGCGCTGCTAGCGCCTGTGGAGCACACAACTTTGCTAGCCGCTCAAGCTGCTTCAAGTGTGGAGCATTCAAGGATGACTCATCTTCCGGTGGCTATGACTCTGATTTCTCTCGCTCACGAGGCTTTGGTATTGGGagtggcggcggcggcggcggcggcagTGGTGCTAGACCTGGATGGAAATCTGGTGACTGGATTTGCAGCAG GTCTGGATGCAACGAGCACAATTTTGCGAGCAGAATGGAATGTTTCAGATGCAATGCCCCAAGGGACTCGTACTAG